The Lewinellaceae bacterium genome has a segment encoding these proteins:
- a CDS encoding PorT family protein, whose protein sequence is MKKNALLFVMGFFMFQTTVNGQFSIGLSNGLNISSEKRTRSQEPEYGSVKPDFNYFFGITSKYDISPKVAIKGDIQYSPKGYKIDYTESEAVLRAKYSYIDILPGIEYSLNKNFAVGVGINFGILLDYSIKAEKDEWTSLKDLEVIKPVDFGMTGCVKGYFGRFFLIASYNYGLSDISKIIFTDANGVPMENQPKLFNRNFQLGAGYLFSMDNN, encoded by the coding sequence ATGAAAAAGAATGCGCTGCTCTTTGTAATGGGATTTTTTATGTTCCAAACTACTGTTAACGGACAATTTTCCATTGGGTTGTCAAACGGTCTCAATATTTCTTCTGAAAAACGTACCAGATCACAAGAACCAGAATATGGAAGTGTCAAGCCTGATTTTAACTATTTTTTCGGCATAACCTCAAAATATGATATTTCGCCCAAAGTCGCTATAAAAGGCGATATTCAGTATTCTCCTAAAGGGTACAAAATTGACTATACTGAATCGGAAGCAGTTCTAAGGGCCAAATACAGCTATATTGATATTTTACCAGGAATTGAATACAGCTTAAACAAAAATTTTGCCGTGGGCGTGGGGATTAATTTCGGTATTCTGCTAGATTATTCTATTAAAGCTGAAAAAGATGAATGGACAAGTTTGAAAGATTTAGAGGTTATTAAACCGGTTGATTTTGGCATGACAGGTTGTGTAAAAGGGTATTTCGGACGTTTTTTCCTAATAGCCTCTTATAATTACGGATTATCAGATATTAGTAAAATTATTTTCACAGATGCCAATGGTGTACCAATGGAAAATCAGCCGAAATTATTCAACCGAAACTTTCAACTAGGCGCGGGGTATTTGTTTTCAATGGATAATAATTGA
- a CDS encoding 3-deoxy-7-phosphoheptulonate synthase: protein MTDKRIENLNISEEQPIITPAELKKLYPLTEKIIHTVMTGQTTVKNILAREDKRQLVVVGPCSIHDIQGAKDYARRLKALADELDDTLYLVMRVYFEKPRTTVGWQGLINDPFLDNSYALEEGLKRSRELLTYIAELGLPAAGEALDIVTPQYIQDLFSWTAIGARTTESQSHRKMASGFSSAVGFKNGTDGNVKIAIQALESVASPHNFVSIHPDGRVAVVRTNGNPYTHLILRGGKVPNYDAENIAQYEAILKERGYPQRIMVDCSHDNSSKKAANQPAVLMNVADQIAKGNQSIMGVMLESNIHFGKQSIPVDLKELQYGVSVTDECLGWDQTAEVLRHFRERLRGTVLD, encoded by the coding sequence ATGACCGACAAGAGAATTGAAAACCTAAACATCAGCGAAGAACAACCCATCATCACCCCGGCAGAACTCAAAAAATTATACCCCCTGACGGAAAAAATTATCCATACTGTGATGACCGGACAAACGACGGTGAAGAATATTCTTGCCCGCGAAGATAAGCGTCAGCTTGTGGTGGTGGGGCCCTGTTCCATTCATGACATACAAGGGGCCAAAGATTATGCCCGTCGCCTCAAGGCCCTGGCCGATGAACTCGACGATACCCTTTATCTCGTGATGCGGGTTTATTTTGAAAAACCCAGGACCACCGTCGGCTGGCAGGGGCTTATCAACGATCCTTTTCTCGATAATAGCTACGCACTGGAAGAAGGGCTGAAACGCTCCCGGGAACTGCTCACCTACATTGCCGAACTCGGATTGCCGGCTGCCGGCGAAGCTCTCGATATCGTAACGCCTCAATACATACAGGACCTCTTTTCCTGGACAGCCATTGGCGCCAGGACTACAGAATCCCAGAGTCACCGTAAAATGGCCAGCGGATTCTCTTCGGCAGTTGGTTTCAAAAATGGAACGGACGGCAACGTCAAAATAGCCATACAGGCTTTGGAATCCGTAGCTTCGCCTCACAATTTCGTCAGCATTCACCCCGATGGCCGCGTAGCCGTGGTGCGTACCAACGGAAATCCTTATACCCACCTTATCCTTCGCGGGGGAAAAGTACCCAATTACGATGCCGAAAATATAGCTCAATACGAGGCCATCCTTAAGGAAAGGGGATACCCTCAGCGTATTATGGTGGATTGCAGCCATGACAACAGTAGCAAAAAGGCAGCCAACCAACCGGCTGTGCTGATGAATGTCGCCGACCAGATCGCCAAAGGCAACCAGTCGATCATGGGCGTCATGCTGGAAAGCAATATCCATTTTGGGAAACAATCCATTCCTGTTGATTTAAAGGAACTTCAATATGGCGTTTCTGTCACTGATGAATGTCTGGGCTGGGATCAAACGGCTGAGGTTTTACGCCATTTCCGGGAGCGGTTACGCGGAACGGTTTTGGATTGA
- a CDS encoding aldo/keto reductase, which yields MQQTTTLGHSTLHVNRIGLGCMGMSEFYGAFDEKESIRTLHKAIDLGVNFFDTADMYGWGANERLLGKAFKGRWDEVILATKFAVMRGPNGEFLGLNGKPEYIRKACDQSLQHLGIEAIDLYYMHRKDPNVEIEEIVGTMADLVKQGKVKYIGLSEVDAETLRRAHAVHPITALQTEYSLWSREPEQALFDVCKELGITFVAYSPLGRGFLTGAIKSRADLEAGDFRLGNPRFTEAAIKENLRFVEIVDQMAQSKGVSKAQVALAWVLSQNDEITTIPGTRKVHRLEENLGAYNVELTQADLAVIEASMPSKTVGERY from the coding sequence ATGCAACAAACAACAACATTAGGACACAGTACCCTCCATGTAAACAGAATTGGCCTTGGCTGCATGGGTATGTCAGAGTTTTACGGGGCTTTTGATGAGAAAGAATCCATTAGAACCTTGCATAAAGCAATTGATCTGGGAGTCAATTTTTTTGACACGGCCGATATGTATGGCTGGGGAGCGAATGAACGATTATTGGGAAAGGCGTTCAAGGGGCGTTGGGATGAAGTGATTTTAGCCACCAAATTTGCCGTGATGCGGGGCCCCAATGGAGAATTTCTCGGGCTCAACGGAAAGCCGGAATATATCAGGAAGGCTTGTGACCAAAGTCTTCAGCATTTGGGTATTGAGGCCATTGATTTGTATTATATGCACCGAAAAGATCCCAACGTGGAAATTGAGGAAATTGTCGGCACCATGGCTGATCTGGTCAAACAAGGTAAGGTGAAATACATCGGCCTTTCCGAAGTTGATGCCGAAACGCTGCGTCGGGCCCACGCCGTTCATCCCATTACCGCCCTTCAAACTGAATATTCCTTATGGAGCCGTGAACCAGAACAAGCCCTTTTTGATGTTTGTAAAGAGCTCGGTATCACCTTTGTGGCATACAGCCCGCTGGGACGAGGTTTTTTGACCGGAGCGATTAAAAGCCGTGCTGATCTGGAAGCAGGAGATTTCCGGCTTGGTAATCCCCGTTTCACGGAAGCAGCGATCAAAGAAAACCTCAGGTTTGTAGAAATTGTCGATCAAATGGCGCAAAGCAAAGGAGTGTCCAAAGCACAAGTAGCCCTTGCCTGGGTGCTGAGCCAAAACGATGAAATCACCACCATTCCAGGCACGAGAAAAGTCCATCGCCTTGAAGAGAATTTAGGGGCCTATAATGTGGAACTAACCCAGGCAGACCTGGCGGTTATTGAAGCATCTATGCCCTCAAAAACAGTGGGCGAGCGGTACTAA
- a CDS encoding T9SS type A sorting domain-containing protein, which produces MTKNLMALLLILALFSCNKEVEFISLPPFTVYPNPFTDSFLLTLDANIQGESNVRILTGNEEVVVEINNITPGGNFAVDMRDQEKGIYYVELVYEGETFIHPVLKAE; this is translated from the coding sequence ATGACCAAAAATTTAATGGCTCTCCTCTTGATATTAGCCCTTTTTTCGTGCAATAAAGAAGTGGAATTCATAAGCCTTCCACCTTTCACCGTTTATCCCAACCCATTCACCGATTCTTTTTTGCTGACACTTGATGCCAATATTCAAGGGGAGTCGAATGTACGTATTCTTACCGGCAATGAAGAAGTGGTGGTAGAAATAAACAACATAACTCCCGGAGGCAATTTTGCAGTGGATATGCGTGATCAGGAAAAGGGAATCTACTACGTAGAATTGGTTTATGAGGGAGAGACCTTTATTCATCCTGTTTTAAAAGCCGAATAA
- a CDS encoding PD40 domain-containing protein: MTLLKHFFALTTLFLSAATSYSQLEGSKFTLDPVLTPDAETIIFSNDGDLWKVSVDGGEATRLTAMDGEETRPNVSPDGKWLAFSGTQYGNKDIFLMPLEGGTIRQLTYHQASDDVDSWSWDSQTIYFTSNRFNRFSGYSISIEGGTPKRLFDHYFDNVHNVAIHPKTDEIYFNESWESKYFAHRKRYKGDYNPDIKSYNPATGDFKVYTTYNGKDFGATIDKKGTVYFMSDEANGEYNLYTFDKGKKKQLTKFETSIYWPKVSANGKKIVFRKDYQVFVYDVEKGKTIKPDIRLFNNYTIDKSEDYDVKGKINNFAVSPDNKKLAFVSRGRLFISDIKGKFVKEIITDPKQAVSEIAWLKDNKTLLFTQTAGGYYNLYSVAADGSSPVKQHTSDSQNNRNISMNSDRTKAVYFSGRNEVRLLDLETLTSETIATEELWGLYNPQPYFSPDDRYIVFNAHRDFEQDIFVYDLENKTLENLSKTRVSENNPFWSPDGKYLYFSSDLLQPSYPYGTQNEHIFRIKLDKFDDPFKSDKVDELFKEEEKKEDKKDKDKTDKEGEETDKPAEGEKADKEKDKKEKVKVMINQEGLMDRIEEVGPSFGEQSSPYVIQKEEKTYIFYTSNHAEGDSYLWKTTLEPFEKPKTEKVSKEKMGGFGIEKAKDKYYLATGGNIYTFDPDGSKMEKIEIDFIFRKTLSDEFEQMFYEAWAGMEENFYNETFHGQNWQALRDRYAAFLPYITDRAELRLLFNDMLGELNTSHFGFNSNGKEEKTYYGFETTATGVMFENDDPFKVKGIIKDSPADVKDKDIQPGDVLVAVNGRPVDATQNREMYFSNPSRDPEVSLTFDRKGTKVEVKLHTTNYFNINNLLYDEWEDANQAYVDAKSNKKIAYVHMKNMGREEFNKFKRDIVEEGAYRDGLILDLRYNTGGNVHDDVLRLLSQKTYLKWKYREGQLTSQSNFGPSDKPIVLLINEQSLSDAEMTAAGFKELGLGTIIGTETYRWIIFTSGKGLVDGSFYRLPSWGCYTLDGKNLEKTGVSPDIRVEETFKDRINGNQPQLDKAIEVINKMLK, encoded by the coding sequence ATGACCTTATTAAAACACTTTTTTGCATTAACAACACTTTTCCTTTCTGCTGCCACGTCCTACAGCCAATTGGAGGGGAGTAAATTCACACTCGACCCCGTCCTGACGCCGGATGCGGAGACCATAATTTTTAGTAATGATGGGGATCTTTGGAAAGTATCTGTCGACGGTGGAGAAGCGACCCGACTTACGGCAATGGACGGAGAAGAAACCCGCCCCAATGTAAGTCCTGATGGAAAATGGCTGGCTTTTAGCGGCACCCAGTACGGCAATAAGGATATTTTCCTCATGCCTTTGGAGGGTGGAACTATTCGTCAACTGACTTACCACCAGGCTAGTGATGATGTGGATTCCTGGAGTTGGGACAGCCAGACGATTTATTTTACGTCCAACCGGTTCAACCGGTTTTCCGGGTACAGTATCAGTATCGAAGGAGGAACCCCAAAACGTTTGTTTGATCATTATTTTGATAATGTTCACAACGTGGCCATTCATCCCAAAACGGACGAAATTTACTTTAATGAATCATGGGAAAGCAAATATTTTGCCCATCGCAAACGCTACAAGGGAGATTATAACCCGGATATAAAATCCTACAATCCCGCAACAGGAGATTTTAAAGTCTATACCACCTATAACGGCAAGGATTTTGGCGCGACCATCGATAAAAAAGGAACGGTTTATTTCATGTCGGATGAAGCCAACGGGGAATACAATCTCTATACCTTCGATAAAGGTAAAAAGAAGCAGCTGACCAAATTTGAAACGTCGATATACTGGCCAAAGGTAAGCGCCAACGGTAAAAAGATCGTTTTTAGAAAAGACTACCAGGTTTTCGTTTATGATGTGGAAAAAGGAAAAACCATCAAGCCGGACATTCGCCTGTTTAATAACTATACCATTGATAAATCCGAGGACTATGATGTAAAGGGCAAGATCAATAATTTTGCAGTCTCTCCGGACAATAAAAAACTGGCCTTCGTCTCCAGGGGGCGGTTGTTTATTTCGGATATAAAAGGCAAATTCGTTAAGGAAATTATCACCGATCCCAAACAGGCTGTCAGTGAAATAGCCTGGTTGAAAGACAATAAAACACTGCTCTTTACCCAAACTGCCGGAGGGTACTACAATTTATATTCCGTAGCCGCAGATGGCTCCTCTCCTGTCAAACAACACACCAGCGACAGCCAGAACAACCGCAACATTTCCATGAACAGCGATCGCACCAAAGCCGTTTATTTCAGCGGCAGGAACGAGGTGAGACTTTTAGACCTTGAAACCCTGACGAGTGAAACCATTGCGACCGAAGAATTGTGGGGCCTGTATAACCCACAACCTTATTTTTCACCGGACGACCGCTACATCGTATTCAATGCTCACAGGGACTTTGAACAGGATATTTTCGTTTACGACCTCGAAAACAAAACCCTGGAAAACCTTTCCAAAACGCGGGTTTCCGAAAATAATCCGTTCTGGTCACCCGACGGGAAGTACCTTTATTTTTCTTCCGACCTGTTACAACCCAGTTATCCTTACGGTACCCAAAATGAACATATTTTTCGCATTAAACTCGATAAGTTCGACGACCCTTTCAAATCGGATAAGGTAGATGAGCTTTTCAAGGAAGAAGAAAAGAAGGAGGATAAAAAAGATAAGGATAAGACCGACAAGGAAGGGGAGGAAACGGACAAACCGGCGGAAGGAGAAAAAGCCGACAAGGAAAAAGATAAAAAGGAAAAGGTCAAAGTGATGATCAACCAGGAGGGATTGATGGACCGCATTGAAGAGGTCGGACCCTCTTTTGGAGAACAGTCCAGTCCATACGTCATCCAGAAAGAGGAAAAAACCTATATTTTTTATACTTCCAATCATGCTGAGGGCGATAGTTACCTTTGGAAGACCACCCTGGAACCCTTTGAAAAACCAAAGACAGAAAAGGTCTCCAAGGAAAAAATGGGCGGTTTCGGGATAGAAAAAGCCAAGGACAAATACTACCTGGCTACCGGGGGCAACATTTACACCTTCGATCCGGATGGCAGCAAAATGGAAAAAATTGAAATCGACTTTATTTTCCGTAAAACCCTTTCCGACGAATTCGAGCAAATGTTTTACGAAGCCTGGGCCGGCATGGAAGAAAATTTTTATAACGAAACCTTCCACGGTCAAAACTGGCAGGCTCTGAGAGATCGTTATGCGGCTTTTTTGCCCTATATCACCGATAGAGCAGAATTGCGCCTCTTATTCAATGATATGCTTGGGGAGCTCAATACTTCTCATTTTGGGTTCAATTCCAACGGAAAAGAAGAGAAAACTTATTATGGTTTTGAAACGACAGCAACGGGGGTGATGTTTGAAAATGATGATCCCTTCAAGGTTAAGGGAATCATCAAAGACAGCCCTGCCGATGTGAAGGATAAAGACATCCAACCCGGGGATGTGCTGGTAGCGGTGAATGGCCGCCCCGTTGATGCCACCCAAAACAGAGAGATGTATTTTTCCAATCCTTCACGTGACCCGGAAGTCAGTCTTACCTTCGACCGAAAGGGAACCAAAGTGGAGGTGAAATTGCATACGACAAATTACTTCAACATCAACAACCTGCTCTACGATGAATGGGAGGATGCCAATCAGGCGTATGTCGATGCCAAGTCCAATAAAAAAATCGCCTACGTGCATATGAAAAATATGGGCAGGGAAGAGTTCAATAAATTTAAAAGAGATATTGTTGAAGAAGGGGCTTACCGCGATGGACTGATCCTCGATTTGCGATACAATACCGGTGGAAATGTCCATGATGACGTATTGCGCCTGCTGAGTCAGAAAACGTATTTGAAGTGGAAGTACCGGGAAGGCCAACTCACCTCCCAGTCCAATTTCGGACCTTCCGACAAGCCCATCGTTTTGCTGATCAACGAACAATCCCTTTCGGATGCAGAGATGACCGCTGCAGGCTTCAAGGAACTGGGACTGGGCACCATTATCGGAACGGAAACGTATCGATGGATCATTTTTACCAGTGGCAAGGGCCTGGTCGATGGGTCGTTTTATCGACTCCCTTCCTGGGGTTGTTATACGCTCGACGGCAAAAATCTCGAAAAAACCGGGGTCAGCCCGGATATCCGGGTGGAAGAGACTTTCAAAGACAGAATTAATGGCAACCAGCCACAACTGGACAAAGCCATCGAAGTGATTAATAAAATGTTGAAATAA
- a CDS encoding M1 family metallopeptidase, translated as MKYMKSFLTVILLFLVTLTFGQQTEFTHQDTLRGSITKERSWWDLEHYNLQVTINPADSTLKGTNTIIYKVLKPYQVMQIDLQPPMRITSVLQGKSSLAIRKDGNAHFIEIKQKQKIGATNEITIHFEGKPQVSKRPPWSGGVTWAKDDNGNDLAVTTCQGDGASLWWPCKDHMYDEPDNGMLISLTVPENLTGVANGRLKKTVQNDDKTKTFIWEVVNPINNYGVNFNVGDYVHFSEQYHGEKGMLDCDYYVLSYNLDKAKNQFREVPRMLEAFERWFGPYPFYEDGYKLVEVPYPGMEHQSSVTYGNGYKNGYGGRDVSGTGIGMEFDFIIVHESGHEWFANNITYRDIADMWVHEGFTAYSESLFVDYHFGPKYCNQYVIGTRQNIRNDRPIIGVYDVNYPGSGDMYSKGSNMLHTLRQIAGDDKLWMRVLRGLNQQFYHQTVTSKQIEDYIGRMLNRDLGPFFDQYLRDTRVPIFAFSFSGGEFLYRWEDCVEGFDMPIKFGFDGDMQWLEPTTEWQSMDYPQDFGRYELDPNFYVIMMKTQK; from the coding sequence ATGAAATACATGAAAAGCTTTTTAACCGTCATATTGTTGTTTTTGGTGACTCTGACTTTCGGGCAGCAAACGGAATTTACCCACCAGGATACCCTGCGTGGAAGCATTACCAAAGAACGAAGCTGGTGGGATCTTGAGCATTACAATTTACAGGTGACGATCAACCCTGCTGACAGTACGCTAAAAGGAACCAATACGATTATCTATAAAGTGCTCAAACCTTATCAGGTGATGCAGATTGACCTGCAGCCGCCCATGCGTATTACTTCTGTGTTGCAGGGTAAATCTTCCCTGGCTATCAGGAAAGATGGCAACGCTCATTTTATTGAAATCAAACAGAAACAAAAAATAGGCGCCACCAATGAAATTACGATACATTTTGAGGGGAAACCCCAGGTAAGCAAAAGGCCTCCCTGGAGTGGTGGGGTGACCTGGGCCAAGGATGACAACGGCAATGATTTAGCGGTGACCACCTGCCAGGGGGACGGTGCCAGTCTTTGGTGGCCCTGTAAAGACCACATGTATGACGAACCCGATAATGGGATGCTCATCAGCCTTACGGTGCCGGAAAATTTGACGGGAGTAGCCAATGGCCGGTTGAAAAAAACGGTACAAAACGATGATAAAACCAAAACTTTCATTTGGGAGGTAGTCAATCCGATCAATAACTACGGGGTCAATTTCAACGTGGGCGATTACGTTCACTTTTCGGAACAATACCATGGCGAAAAAGGCATGCTGGATTGTGATTACTACGTCCTTTCCTACAATCTTGATAAGGCCAAAAACCAGTTCCGTGAAGTGCCAAGAATGCTGGAAGCTTTTGAACGCTGGTTTGGCCCGTATCCTTTTTACGAGGACGGGTACAAGCTGGTAGAGGTGCCTTACCCGGGTATGGAACACCAGAGTTCTGTCACTTACGGCAACGGCTATAAGAACGGGTACGGCGGTCGGGATGTGAGCGGTACGGGTATTGGGATGGAATTTGATTTCATCATCGTCCACGAATCCGGCCACGAATGGTTTGCCAATAACATTACCTACCGGGATATTGCGGATATGTGGGTACACGAAGGATTTACTGCCTATTCGGAAAGCCTGTTCGTAGATTACCATTTCGGGCCTAAATATTGTAATCAATACGTCATCGGCACCCGCCAGAACATCAGGAATGACCGCCCCATCATCGGGGTGTATGATGTAAATTATCCCGGCTCGGGGGATATGTACTCCAAGGGTTCTAATATGTTGCACACCTTACGCCAGATAGCGGGAGACGACAAGCTTTGGATGAGGGTGCTTCGCGGGCTTAACCAGCAGTTTTATCACCAGACCGTTACCAGTAAACAAATTGAGGATTACATCGGAAGAATGCTCAATCGTGACCTTGGCCCTTTCTTTGACCAATACCTGCGCGATACACGGGTTCCCATATTTGCCTTCAGTTTTAGCGGAGGAGAGTTTTTATATCGCTGGGAGGATTGTGTGGAAGGATTTGATATGCCCATAAAATTTGGCTTTGACGGTGACATGCAATGGCTGGAACCTACCACCGAATGGCAAAGCATGGATTATCCCCAGGATTTTGGCCGGTATGAACTGGATCCTAATTTTTATGTGATCATGATGAAGACACAGAAATAG
- a CDS encoding serine hydrolase, which yields MREIIFTLSMIFFVTLLFGQKQEKRLAGIDKALQEVLETWKTPGFAVAVVEKNKIIYAKGFGYSDYENKVPADANTLFAIGSCTKAFTSSLLGQLREDGEVDFNESPRTYIPKLKFFNQEMDNNIKVKDMMCHRTGLPRHDFSWYLFPTDSRDSLIQRIQYQEPFAEVREQWYYNNFMFMAQGVIAEEVTGKSWEDNVRERIFKPLGMERSNLSIVELEKSKNVALGYETKEDGTIKKMDYYRIRGMAPAGSINSSVNEMAKWVQTWIYGGHYNDESILPTPYVSEAMSSQMVVGAGLPGKENPDLHMATYGYGWFLSSYRGHYRVEHGGNIDGFSANTCFFPSDSIGIIVLVNQNGSSVPSVVRNILADKILGLSAVDWNKDIREQYDKAMKSQKEAEASSSSNQKKGTKPSHQLIEYAGIYSHPGYGSFELVLVRDSLFAKFPLDSNYLEHYHYDVFQPHNIEDGVIDTTKSPVLLSFTTNTAGDIDGVTIPVEPTLDAMKFKRTPKTIEVASGQLEQYAGEYELAGTTIKIYIKNEKVLYAFVPGQPEYELLATGKHKFTIKILEGYNLEFVEGDDGNIKQVKFIQPNGTFTATKK from the coding sequence ATGAGAGAAATAATTTTCACCCTTAGTATGATCTTTTTCGTGACCCTTTTATTTGGTCAAAAACAGGAAAAACGGCTTGCCGGCATTGATAAAGCATTACAGGAAGTGCTGGAAACGTGGAAAACACCCGGTTTTGCCGTGGCTGTCGTCGAAAAAAATAAAATCATTTATGCCAAAGGATTTGGATACAGTGATTATGAAAACAAAGTACCGGCTGATGCCAATACCTTGTTCGCCATTGGCAGTTGTACCAAGGCATTCACCTCTTCCCTTCTTGGTCAACTGAGAGAGGATGGGGAAGTTGATTTTAACGAAAGTCCGCGCACCTATATCCCGAAGTTGAAATTTTTCAATCAGGAGATGGACAACAACATCAAAGTAAAAGATATGATGTGCCACCGTACGGGACTGCCGCGACATGACTTTTCCTGGTATCTGTTTCCAACGGATTCGAGGGATTCCCTGATCCAAAGGATCCAATACCAGGAGCCTTTCGCGGAGGTGCGGGAGCAATGGTATTACAACAATTTTATGTTCATGGCCCAGGGAGTGATTGCAGAAGAGGTCACCGGTAAAAGCTGGGAGGATAATGTGCGGGAAAGGATATTCAAACCACTGGGCATGGAGCGCTCCAATTTATCCATTGTCGAACTGGAAAAGAGCAAAAATGTTGCCCTCGGGTACGAAACCAAAGAAGATGGCACCATCAAAAAAATGGATTACTACCGTATCCGCGGCATGGCTCCTGCGGGTAGCATCAACAGCAGTGTCAATGAGATGGCCAAATGGGTACAAACCTGGATCTACGGCGGCCATTACAATGATGAATCTATCCTTCCGACCCCTTATGTTTCCGAGGCTATGAGCTCGCAGATGGTGGTGGGCGCCGGCTTGCCCGGAAAGGAAAACCCTGATCTGCACATGGCTACTTACGGCTACGGGTGGTTTCTTTCTTCCTATCGTGGCCATTACCGGGTGGAGCACGGGGGCAACATCGACGGGTTTTCAGCCAATACGTGTTTTTTCCCAAGCGACAGCATCGGCATCATTGTTTTGGTCAACCAGAATGGCTCTTCTGTGCCGTCTGTAGTCAGGAATATCCTGGCGGATAAAATCCTTGGTTTGTCCGCAGTAGATTGGAATAAGGATATCCGGGAACAATACGATAAGGCCATGAAAAGCCAAAAGGAAGCCGAAGCATCCTCTTCATCCAATCAGAAAAAAGGGACCAAACCGTCCCACCAGTTGATTGAATATGCCGGCATTTATTCCCATCCGGGGTATGGAAGTTTTGAGCTGGTATTGGTAAGGGATTCTCTTTTTGCCAAATTTCCACTGGACAGTAATTATCTGGAACATTATCACTACGATGTTTTTCAGCCACACAATATTGAGGACGGGGTAATTGATACCACAAAGTCTCCCGTTTTGCTGAGTTTTACCACCAATACCGCCGGGGATATCGACGGGGTAACCATCCCGGTTGAACCTACTCTTGATGCGATGAAATTTAAGCGTACCCCGAAAACCATCGAGGTGGCTTCAGGGCAACTGGAGCAATATGCAGGGGAATATGAGCTGGCCGGTACCACCATCAAAATTTACATCAAAAATGAAAAGGTGTTATACGCTTTCGTCCCCGGCCAGCCGGAGTATGAATTGCTGGCTACGGGGAAACACAAGTTCACTATCAAAATCCTGGAAGGATACAATTTAGAGTTTGTGGAAGGGGATGACGGGAACATCAAGCAGGTGAAGTTTATACAGCCAAACGGGACTTTTACCGCCACAAAAAAATAA